One genomic segment of Catalinimonas alkaloidigena includes these proteins:
- a CDS encoding GRP family sugar transporter, with amino-acid sequence MLIIDAYPLAVVMLFITMLCWGSWANTQKLATKKWPFQLFYWDYTIGIVLLALIFGLTLGNNGGEGRGFFEDLSQANTEALQSAFIGGVVFNIANLLLVAAIDLAGMAVAFPIGIGLALVLGVIVNYVAVPVGDPVLLFIGVALVTVAIVLDALAYRQKSGGVGVTTKGIMISLIAGILMGFFFRFVAAATIQNFANPEPGLMTPFSSVFIFSIGIFISNFLWNTIFMYRPISGEKVSYQQYFSQGNTRLHLIGILGGVIWCVGMSFSMLASEQAGFAISYGLGQGATMIAAIWGVFIWKEFAGTSSKTKRLLATMFVFFTIGLALIILARLN; translated from the coding sequence AAAAATTAGCGACAAAAAAATGGCCCTTTCAGCTGTTCTATTGGGATTATACTATTGGCATTGTCTTACTTGCTTTGATTTTTGGGCTTACGCTGGGCAACAATGGAGGAGAAGGCCGGGGCTTTTTTGAGGATTTATCTCAGGCTAATACTGAAGCCCTGCAATCTGCTTTTATTGGAGGTGTAGTTTTCAACATTGCCAATCTACTGCTGGTAGCCGCGATTGATCTGGCGGGCATGGCAGTAGCTTTTCCTATCGGAATCGGGCTGGCTTTGGTATTGGGAGTCATTGTCAACTATGTAGCGGTCCCTGTTGGAGACCCTGTTTTACTTTTTATAGGTGTAGCCCTGGTCACGGTGGCTATCGTATTGGATGCCCTTGCCTATCGGCAAAAATCCGGAGGGGTAGGCGTTACGACCAAAGGAATAATGATTTCATTGATTGCCGGCATCCTGATGGGCTTCTTTTTCCGTTTTGTGGCAGCAGCAACTATTCAGAACTTTGCCAATCCTGAGCCGGGTCTGATGACGCCTTTCAGCTCCGTTTTTATCTTTTCCATTGGTATTTTTATTTCCAACTTCCTCTGGAATACCATCTTTATGTATCGCCCGATATCGGGGGAAAAGGTAAGCTATCAACAGTATTTTTCGCAAGGGAATACACGTTTACACCTGATTGGTATTTTAGGCGGAGTGATCTGGTGTGTGGGTATGTCTTTCAGTATGCTGGCTTCCGAGCAGGCAGGCTTTGCCATCAGCTACGGTTTGGGGCAGGGAGCTACCATGATCGCTGCCATCTGGGGCGTATTCATCTGGAAAGAATTTGCCGGCACCTCTTCCAAAACCAAACGCCTGCTCGCTACTATGTTTGTCTTCTTTACCATCGGTCTGGCCCTCATCATCCTCGCAAGATTGAATTAA
- a CDS encoding ABC transporter permease yields MIRNYLKIAFRNLANYKLYTTLNILGLSIGVASCLLILLYVYHELSYDAFHAKADRIYRVGLNGKIADQEIFTTNTTPPLAFTAVEELPEVQNAVRVYVYQDQQVIRYGEKVISEDDIFFADSTFFDVFSFKLLEGEAATALTEPNSLVIPEDVARKYFGREPALGKTLLLGNDKTPNTVTGILEEVPDQSHFHFSMLRSMSTLDYSRSEGWFNNSFMTYLLVHEGASAQALEDKLAGLVEKYVGPEIQQFMGVSLDEFKKQGNKYGYFLQPLLDIHLHSNLSDEVEPNGDITYVYIFAAIAFFIILLACINFMNLATARSANRAKEVGVRKTLGSMRSNLVRQFLTESVLLSLIATVLALVAAILLLQPFNNLSGKEISTALFAEPWFMLSLLALMLLVGIVAGSYPAFYLSSFRPVEVLKGKLKAGMKSSGIRNVLVVFQFFISITLIICTLLVYQQLEYTSSKNLGFEKENVVVIKGAWRLPDGTQEVLKEELKNKAQVVDVSISNNVPPGVNNTTIFRRKGTEDDIMISTYSIDYEHLSTMQIELLEGRNFSRNFPTDTAAILLNEAAVREFGFEDPLNEEVLYFGGQNAEMQPYKVVGVIKDFNYESLRHAIRPLALMLTTNGSNIALRIAPGDVRATLDMIEKSWDQYAADEPFQYSFLDEDYDALFRAEQRLGVVFSVFTVLAILVACLGLLGLASFMAEQRTKEIGIRKVMGASVSSVILLLSKDFTRLVVVAFVLSIPLAYFIMDWWLEGFAFRISIGPWIFILAGLTALLIAWLTVSWQSARAASANPVRSLRSE; encoded by the coding sequence CATTCTGGGCTTAAGTATCGGCGTAGCCAGTTGTTTGCTCATTCTGTTATACGTTTATCATGAGTTGAGTTATGATGCTTTTCATGCCAAAGCAGACAGAATCTATCGTGTGGGCTTAAATGGTAAGATTGCTGATCAGGAAATATTTACTACGAATACAACCCCTCCGCTGGCTTTTACGGCAGTAGAGGAGTTGCCGGAAGTACAAAATGCGGTTAGGGTTTATGTTTATCAGGATCAGCAGGTAATCCGCTACGGAGAAAAGGTAATTTCTGAAGATGATATTTTCTTCGCTGATTCTACCTTTTTTGATGTGTTTAGCTTTAAGTTGCTGGAAGGTGAGGCTGCAACCGCTCTTACTGAGCCTAATTCGCTGGTCATCCCTGAAGATGTAGCACGAAAATACTTTGGCAGAGAGCCTGCTTTAGGTAAAACGCTGCTGTTGGGCAATGACAAGACACCCAATACTGTTACCGGTATACTGGAAGAGGTTCCTGATCAGTCGCACTTCCATTTCAGTATGCTGCGCTCCATGAGCACGCTGGACTACAGCCGGTCAGAAGGCTGGTTCAACAATAGTTTTATGACCTATCTGCTAGTGCATGAAGGGGCATCTGCTCAGGCTTTGGAAGATAAACTGGCAGGTTTGGTAGAGAAATATGTAGGTCCTGAGATTCAGCAGTTTATGGGTGTTTCTCTGGATGAATTTAAAAAGCAGGGAAACAAGTATGGGTACTTTTTACAGCCTCTGCTGGATATTCATTTACATTCCAATCTGAGTGATGAGGTGGAGCCTAATGGAGATATTACCTACGTTTATATTTTCGCGGCCATCGCTTTCTTCATCATTCTGCTGGCCTGTATCAATTTTATGAACCTGGCTACTGCTCGTTCGGCCAATCGTGCCAAAGAAGTAGGGGTGCGCAAAACTTTAGGCTCCATGCGTTCCAATCTGGTAAGGCAGTTTCTGACCGAGTCTGTCTTGCTCAGTCTGATTGCTACTGTATTGGCGTTAGTGGCAGCTATCCTTTTATTACAGCCCTTCAATAATCTGTCGGGCAAAGAGATTTCTACTGCGCTTTTTGCTGAACCCTGGTTTATGCTGAGTTTACTGGCGCTGATGCTTCTGGTGGGAATAGTGGCAGGAAGTTATCCTGCTTTCTACCTTTCTTCTTTTCGTCCGGTAGAAGTGCTGAAAGGGAAGCTTAAAGCGGGCATGAAAAGTAGCGGTATCCGTAATGTGCTGGTAGTTTTTCAGTTTTTTATTTCCATTACCCTGATCATCTGTACCCTGCTGGTTTATCAGCAACTGGAATATACCAGTAGTAAAAACCTGGGGTTTGAAAAAGAGAATGTGGTAGTGATCAAGGGGGCCTGGCGTCTGCCGGATGGAACTCAAGAGGTGTTAAAAGAAGAACTGAAAAATAAGGCTCAGGTAGTGGATGTATCCATCTCCAACAATGTGCCTCCCGGAGTTAACAATACCACCATATTCAGGAGAAAGGGAACAGAGGATGATATTATGATTTCTACCTACAGCATAGATTATGAGCATTTGTCTACCATGCAGATTGAGTTGTTAGAAGGTCGTAACTTCTCCCGTAACTTTCCTACAGATACCGCGGCAATACTACTCAATGAAGCGGCCGTTCGGGAGTTTGGTTTTGAAGATCCTCTGAACGAGGAGGTACTTTATTTTGGTGGACAGAACGCGGAGATGCAGCCCTACAAGGTTGTGGGTGTCATTAAAGATTTTAACTATGAAAGTCTGCGCCACGCAATTCGTCCGTTGGCCCTAATGCTTACCACCAACGGTTCAAATATCGCGCTGCGCATAGCTCCCGGAGATGTACGCGCTACGCTGGATATGATAGAAAAAAGCTGGGATCAGTACGCTGCGGACGAACCTTTTCAGTACTCCTTCCTGGATGAAGACTATGACGCACTTTTTCGTGCTGAGCAGCGTCTGGGCGTAGTCTTCTCCGTCTTTACGGTTTTGGCGATCTTAGTAGCCTGTTTGGGCCTCCTGGGGCTGGCTTCCTTTATGGCTGAGCAGCGCACCAAAGAGATTGGTATCCGCAAAGTGATGGGAGCCTCGGTATCCAGTGTGATCCTCCTCCTTTCCAAAGATTTCACCAGGCTGGTGGTTGTGGCTTTCGTGCTATCTATTCCCCTGGCTTATTTTATCATGGACTGGTGGCTGGAGGGCTTTGCTTTCCGCATTAGCATAGGGCCATGGATATTTATTTTAGCTGGTTTGACAGCTTTGTTGATCGCCTGGCTAACCGTAAGCTGGCAGTCAGCAAGAGCAGCGTCCGCCAATCCGGTGCGTTCGCTACGGAGTGAATAA
- a CDS encoding amidohydrolase codes for MKKVTITCLMLLCVLTTYAQKKPKINAKKKAVIASVESKKDQLTELSDKIWAYEEVAFQETQSAKALADFAEAQGFKVTRGVAGIPTGFTAEFGSGEPVIGILGEFDALPGLSQKTVPYKDPRNVGAPGHGCGHNLFGVASLGAATAIKELIEAGELEGTVRFYGTPAEEKFFGKLWMVREGLFDDVDVVMDWHPGAETKANVQKGLALVDFIVEFEGQAAHASGDPWNGRSASDALELYTTGINYYREHIKPTVRIHYHIQDGGQVVNVVPDYAKIWTRVRDTNREGMEKVWKHVERIAEGASIMADVDYKINLVSGVHEVLVNRTGAGALQANLEYLGAIEYTDEEQDFAKKIQEATGSEVVGIESVIEPMEETLENPMGGSTDVGDVSYVVPTIRLSATTAPKGTPWHSWAVVACGGMSIGHKGMEYAAKALSMTMVDLFEEEKLREDIKAEFKERKGDYEYKGIVPDGPPPIGAN; via the coding sequence ATGAAAAAAGTAACCATCACTTGTCTGATGCTTCTTTGTGTGCTCACTACCTACGCACAGAAGAAGCCAAAAATTAACGCCAAAAAGAAAGCAGTTATCGCTTCGGTAGAAAGTAAGAAGGACCAGCTTACCGAGCTGAGCGATAAAATATGGGCTTATGAAGAAGTTGCTTTTCAGGAAACCCAATCGGCTAAAGCACTGGCCGACTTCGCCGAAGCTCAGGGCTTTAAAGTCACCCGTGGCGTCGCGGGAATTCCTACTGGTTTCACTGCTGAGTTTGGCTCTGGAGAACCAGTCATTGGCATACTGGGGGAGTTTGACGCGCTTCCTGGTTTATCCCAAAAAACAGTTCCCTACAAAGATCCTCGTAATGTAGGCGCTCCCGGTCATGGCTGCGGACATAATTTGTTTGGTGTAGCTTCTCTGGGAGCAGCTACCGCCATCAAAGAACTGATTGAGGCGGGAGAACTGGAAGGCACGGTGCGTTTTTATGGCACACCTGCCGAAGAGAAGTTTTTTGGTAAGCTTTGGATGGTACGCGAAGGCCTCTTTGATGATGTGGATGTGGTGATGGACTGGCACCCGGGTGCTGAGACCAAAGCCAATGTGCAGAAAGGACTGGCGCTGGTAGACTTTATCGTTGAGTTTGAAGGACAGGCAGCACACGCTTCCGGTGACCCCTGGAACGGGCGCAGTGCTTCTGATGCGCTGGAGTTGTATACCACTGGGATCAATTATTATCGCGAGCATATCAAACCTACCGTGCGTATCCACTACCACATACAGGATGGCGGACAGGTCGTCAATGTAGTACCGGATTACGCTAAAATCTGGACCAGAGTAAGAGACACCAATCGTGAGGGGATGGAAAAAGTATGGAAGCATGTGGAACGTATCGCTGAGGGTGCCTCCATCATGGCTGATGTAGATTATAAAATCAATTTGGTGTCCGGTGTGCATGAAGTGCTGGTGAACCGTACTGGCGCAGGCGCTTTACAGGCGAACCTGGAATATCTGGGCGCCATTGAGTATACTGATGAAGAGCAGGACTTTGCCAAAAAGATACAGGAAGCTACCGGCTCAGAAGTGGTTGGCATAGAATCAGTCATTGAGCCTATGGAAGAGACTTTGGAGAATCCTATGGGCGGCTCTACCGATGTGGGTGATGTAAGCTATGTGGTGCCAACGATTCGCCTGAGCGCGACGACTGCACCCAAAGGGACACCCTGGCATTCCTGGGCAGTAGTAGCCTGCGGAGGAATGTCTATCGGGCACAAAGGGATGGAATACGCTGCCAAAGCCCTTTCCATGACCATGGTAGATTTGTTTGAAGAAGAAAAATTAAGAGAAGACATCAAAGCTGAATTTAAGGAGCGCAAAGGAGATTACGAATACAAAGGCATCGTACCTGATGGACCACCCCCAATTGGTGCGAATTGA
- a CDS encoding pseudouridine synthase — protein sequence MSRLILFNKPFQVLCQFSPEGDKQTLKDYISIPKVYPAGRLDYDSEGLLLLTDAGYLQHLISDPKHKMSKTYWAQVERVPDDQALQQLSEGVMMKDGLTKPAQAKLIDEPELWPRNPPIRERKNIPTAWVELEISEGKNRQVRRMTAAVGFPTLRLIRQSVGPWALQNLQPGEWVEVPCPKNKQELDKLMKRST from the coding sequence ATGTCTCGTCTTATCTTATTCAATAAACCCTTCCAGGTACTTTGCCAGTTTTCTCCCGAAGGAGATAAGCAAACACTCAAGGACTATATATCCATCCCCAAAGTATATCCTGCCGGCAGACTGGATTATGATAGCGAAGGATTGTTACTACTAACCGATGCGGGTTATCTGCAACACCTGATCAGCGATCCTAAACATAAAATGAGCAAGACCTATTGGGCGCAGGTAGAACGAGTTCCTGACGATCAGGCGCTACAGCAGCTTTCTGAAGGAGTGATGATGAAGGATGGACTGACCAAACCCGCCCAGGCAAAATTGATTGATGAGCCCGAGTTATGGCCTCGTAATCCCCCAATCAGGGAACGTAAAAATATTCCAACCGCCTGGGTAGAACTTGAAATCAGCGAAGGTAAAAACCGGCAGGTACGCCGTATGACGGCCGCAGTGGGCTTTCCAACCCTTAGATTGATTCGTCAGTCAGTGGGTCCCTGGGCTTTACAAAACTTACAGCCGGGAGAGTGGGTAGAGGTCCCCTGCCCCAAAAACAAGCAGGAATTGGATAAGTTGATGAAAAGATCCACCTAA